A single region of the Halopiger xanaduensis SH-6 genome encodes:
- a CDS encoding DUF5811 family protein, translating into MNGNTPYAGLPGETAAGQRAAADVPDLSSAQKRLLHRDVSRIAARTREFLPDEYVVDSQISTGATGPQVTVAVRPPVGHAVSAGFTPNFEEDASEGEVIDPDERDEVARGLAASAALQMKQAMSNNVKPTAK; encoded by the coding sequence CGCCGTACGCAGGGTTGCCGGGAGAGACGGCCGCAGGGCAGCGCGCCGCAGCGGACGTTCCCGACCTCTCGAGCGCACAGAAACGGCTGCTCCACCGCGACGTCTCCCGGATTGCGGCCCGCACGCGGGAGTTCCTCCCCGACGAGTACGTCGTCGACTCCCAGATCTCGACCGGCGCGACCGGGCCGCAGGTGACCGTCGCCGTTCGTCCACCGGTCGGCCACGCCGTCAGCGCCGGCTTCACGCCGAATTTCGAGGAAGACGCGTCCGAGGGCGAGGTCATCGATCCAGACGAACGCGACGAAGTCGCCCGCGGGCTGGCCGCCAGCGCCGCGCTCCAGATGAAGCAGGCGATGAGCAACAACGTCAAGCCGACCGCGAAGTAG
- a CDS encoding DUF6276 family protein, with protein sequence MTRPQSQSCPACSTSMLLVSVPDEYREHTPDEAPAVAFCPQCLALESLEPASVADTPIDEEPDFRRVSDAFPTDPERAIPLALALGLCSSLATNRPAIESLLRAVERAGTDPLLVIDRLISDPAVEPAIDLERRQHQLEQLLY encoded by the coding sequence ATGACCCGTCCACAGTCTCAGTCCTGTCCCGCGTGTAGCACGTCGATGCTTCTCGTTTCGGTCCCCGACGAGTACCGCGAACACACGCCCGACGAAGCGCCAGCCGTCGCGTTCTGTCCGCAGTGTCTCGCTCTCGAGTCTCTCGAGCCGGCGTCCGTCGCCGACACGCCGATTGACGAGGAACCCGACTTTCGCCGCGTCAGCGATGCGTTCCCGACCGATCCCGAGCGGGCGATTCCGCTCGCCCTCGCGCTCGGACTGTGCTCGTCGCTGGCGACGAACCGCCCGGCGATCGAATCGCTGCTCCGCGCGGTTGAACGCGCCGGGACGGACCCGCTCCTCGTGATTGATCGCCTCATTTCCGATCCCGCCGTCGAGCCGGCGATCGACCTCGAGCGACGGCAACACCAACTCGAGCAACTCCTTTACTGA